The Xylophilus rhododendri region GGCCCGGACACTGCGCACGAAAGCCGGCGGCGCGGCGCCCCGACCGCTACAGCCCGACGACCGCCAGCAGCATCAGCGGCAGGGTGACCAGCGCCAGCACGGTGGACACCGCCACACTCGCCGTCACCACATCCTCGGCCGTGCGGTAGCGCTGCGAGAACAGAAAGACATTGGCGCCGATCGGCAGCGCGGCCGTCACCACCATCACCTGCAGCGTCACGCCCGACAGGCCCAGCAGCTTGCCCACCAGCAGCATGCCCAGCGGGTGGAGCACGATCTTCACCGAGCTCAGCGCCAGCGCACCGCGCAGCTGGTGGCCGACCCGCGAGAAGGCCAGCGTGACGCCCACCAGCACCAGCGCCACCGGCACCTGGGCGCCGCCCAGGATCAACAGGCCCTGGTCGATCACCTTGGGCAGCGGCAGGCCGGTCAGCGCATAGAGCAGGCCCAGTACGATGGGCAGCGGCACCGGATGCAGGATGCCCTTGCGCACCGCCCGCAGCACCGTGGCCGCCATGTGGTGCTGGCCGCTGCGGCCGGCGGCGGCGTCTTCCCGGGCCACCGCCAGCTCCAGCAGGATGGTGGCGCAGGTCAGCAGCACGAAGGCATGCACCGAGATCAGGGTGAACAGCACCACCAGGCCCGCCTGCCCGAAGGCCAGGCCGACCAGCGGCACGCCGATCATGGTGGTGTTGCTGAAGGTGCCGGCCAGCGCCAGCACGATGCCGTGCCGCCCGAAGCCGCCGCGCGACAGGCTCACGGCGCAGAACACGCAGAAGACCACCGCGAAATAGATGCCGATGGGCCGGAAGTCCAGCTGGTCCACATGCACCGAACTCATGGTGCGAAAGAGCAGCGCCGGCGTCAGCACCAGGAAGGTGAGGTTCGACAGGTCGGGGATCGCGCTGGCCCGGATCCAGCCGCGGATGCCGCAGACATAGCCCACCAGGATGAAGAGAACGACCGGGACGAGTGCGGAAAAGACGGCTTGGAACACGAAGGGCGGGGATGGGCAGGACCAAAGGCAGGCACTGTAGCGCACCGCCCGGGTTTACCCCTAGCGCCGGCTATCTGCGCCACGCGGCCGCCGCCTGGTCGCCCTGCAGGATCTCGCTGTAGCGGTCGTCCTCGCGCAGCAGCGCCACGTCCGATTTCGACAGCCGGGCATCCACCAGCAGCAGCCCTTCGCGCTCGGGCAGCCGGCGCAGGTCGATGACCTCCTGGTCGCCGGCCGTCAGCACCCGCAACACGCCGCCCGCATCGATCAGCGCCACCTGCGTCGGCGGCGCCGCGCCGCGCCGGCCCTGCGGGATGCGGGCTTGTTTGCGCTCGTCCTCCAGCTGGCACCAGGCCTGGATCTCGATGTTGCCGCCCCAGACGCCGGGCACCCGCTGCAGTTCGGCATAGGCCGCGTGGCCCAGGCTGGCGCGCAGAGCTTGCGGCGGCAGCGGCCTTTCCGGCCAGCTGCGGTTCAGCGCCTCGACCATGGCGCGGGCCAGGCGCCGGCCGGACGCGGGGGTGTCGGTCTGGCGGGCCGTGGCGTCGGCGAGATCGTGGCGCAGCTGCTGCAGCTGCCCGGCATCGAGAAGGCCGCCGGACAGGGCCAGCAGGCAGGCATCGCCCTCGGCCGGCAGCTGGCGCAGCTGGTAGCCGGAGCGCTCCAGCCAGGCACGCCAGTCGATGCTCGGCGGGCGGCCGGCCTGCGGCTGCCAGCTCGCCGGTGCATCGCCCGATGGCGGCGGCAGCGCATCCAGCGCCGACAGGAACTGCTCCAGCGTGCCGGCCGGCCGTTGTCCGCCCTCCTGCTTGACCCGCGGCCAGGCCGGCAGCGGCCGCAGCGAATCCGAGACGAAATGGCAGAACTGCACGCCATAGTCCAGGAACAGCTCCCGCCCCGGCCGGATCGCCCGCACCGTCACAATCACCGGCAGGCCGAAAGGCAGGCCCGGCACACGCAGCAGCAGCGCCGCCACATTGGCCGCCTGGCGCAGTTCCCGCGGCGTGCCGCGCAGCCGCCGGGCATTGAGGCTGGCGGCGATATTGCCCTCGGGATAGCCGAAGCAGGTGGCCTCGCGGGCGGGCAGCTCCGCGCAGTCGGCATCGGCCAAACCCACGTAATGGGCATAACGCCAGCAGCCCGGATAACGCAGGTGGTAGGCATCGACCTCGGCCCGGTCGGCGCACACCGTGCCGCC contains the following coding sequences:
- a CDS encoding AEC family transporter, which encodes MFQAVFSALVPVVLFILVGYVCGIRGWIRASAIPDLSNLTFLVLTPALLFRTMSSVHVDQLDFRPIGIYFAVVFCVFCAVSLSRGGFGRHGIVLALAGTFSNTTMIGVPLVGLAFGQAGLVVLFTLISVHAFVLLTCATILLELAVAREDAAAGRSGQHHMAATVLRAVRKGILHPVPLPIVLGLLYALTGLPLPKVIDQGLLILGGAQVPVALVLVGVTLAFSRVGHQLRGALALSSVKIVLHPLGMLLVGKLLGLSGVTLQVMVVTAALPIGANVFLFSQRYRTAEDVVTASVAVSTVLALVTLPLMLLAVVGL